ACTACATCAACGTCATCGTGGCGGGAAAGCAGCCGGCCCTGCAGTACCTGGACATGGACGCCGCGATCAAGCACTGCACCGCGGGTCTCGGCATCTGGGAATGGGCCGGCAACGACAAGGGCCACGAGCCGGACGTGGTGATGGCCTGCGCCGGCGACGTACCGACGCTGGAAACTTTAGCCGCCGTTTCCTGGCTGCACGGCACTTTTCCTGATTTAAAAATTCGCGTGGTGAACGTGGTCGACCTGATGACGCTGACGCCGGCCGGCGAACATCCACACGGACTGCGCGACAAAGATTTTGATACTCTGTTCACCACCGACAAACCCATCATCTTTGCGTACCACGGCTATCCCTGGCTCATCCACCGGCTCTGCTATCGCCGCACCAACCACATCAATCTACATGTGCGCGGATACAAAGAGGAAGGCACCACCACCACTCCGTTCGACATGGTGGTGCTGAACGATCTCGATCGCTATCATCTGGCCATGGATGTGATCGACCGGGTGCCTAAACTGGGCTATGCCGCTGCCTATGCCAAACAGTCGCTGTCCGGCAAATTGATCGAGCACAAAGAGTATATCATGAAATACGGTCAGGATATGCCGGAGGTGAGAAATTGGAGGTGGAACGCCGACTGATCAGGCGGCGGGAGCAGCCGGGAGTGTCCCTGACCTCCTGACAGAAAGGAGCTGAGATCATCATGAGAGCTATGATCCTGGAAAAGCTCGGCACGCTCACCAGCGATGCCGAGCCGCTGCGCCTCGTCGATTGGCCGGAGCCGACTGTCGCCGAGGACGAGCTTTTGCTCGCGGTTTCAGTCTGCGGAGTGTGCCACACCGAAATCGATGAAATCGAGGGGCGGACGCCTCCCCCCTGTCTACCCCTTATTCCGGGGCACCAGGTCGTCGGCCGAGTGGTTGCGGTCGGCAGCCGGGTCAAGAAATTCGCTCTCAACGACCGAGCCGGCGTCGCCTGGATTCATTCCGCCTGCGGCGCCTGTGTTTACTGCCGCAGCGGTAGAGAGAACCTATGCCCACACTTTAAAGCGACCGGCAGAGACCATCACGGCGGATATGCTTCGTATTTGGCGGTCCGGGAAAATTTTGCCCATAGCATTCCCGCTTTTTTTGCCGATGCAGAGGCGGCGCCGCTGCTGTGCGCCGGCGCAGTGGGCTATCGCTCCCTCCGTCTGACCGGCCTGCAGGACGGGCAGAATTTGGGGCTGACCGGGTTCGGCGCATCCGGCCACTTGGTTTTGAAAATGGTGAAACATCTATTTCCACGTGTTTCCATCTTTGTGTTCGCACGCAGCGAAAGCGAAAGAGCGTTCGGCCTGGAGCTCGGCGCCGACTGGACGGGCGATCACGACGAAACCACGCCTGAAAAACTGGACTGCATCATCGACACCACTCCGGTGTG
This genomic interval from bacterium contains the following:
- a CDS encoding phosphoketolase, which produces YINVIVAGKQPALQYLDMDAAIKHCTAGLGIWEWAGNDKGHEPDVVMACAGDVPTLETLAAVSWLHGTFPDLKIRVVNVVDLMTLTPAGEHPHGLRDKDFDTLFTTDKPIIFAYHGYPWLIHRLCYRRTNHINLHVRGYKEEGTTTTPFDMVVLNDLDRYHLAMDVIDRVPKLGYAAAYAKQSLSGKLIEHKEYIMKYGQDMPEVRNWRWNAD
- a CDS encoding alcohol dehydrogenase catalytic domain-containing protein; protein product: MRAMILEKLGTLTSDAEPLRLVDWPEPTVAEDELLLAVSVCGVCHTEIDEIEGRTPPPCLPLIPGHQVVGRVVAVGSRVKKFALNDRAGVAWIHSACGACVYCRSGRENLCPHFKATGRDHHGGYASYLAVRENFAHSIPAFFADAEAAPLLCAGAVGYRSLRLTGLQDGQNLGLTGFGASGHLVLKMVKHLFPRVSIFVFARSESERAFGLELGADWTGDHDETTPEKLDCIIDTTPVWRPVLGALRNLAPGGRLVINAIGKEEQDKSMLTTLDYPSHL